Proteins found in one Sphaeramia orbicularis chromosome 8, fSphaOr1.1, whole genome shotgun sequence genomic segment:
- the LOC115424508 gene encoding dehydrogenase/reductase SDR family member 7C-B-like isoform X1: MLVESDMDSSVTKPESFWDILQEMESAWTTTVLLVPCVVVLTAGFFYIYGMVVSLLSKTSVRNKVVVLTDALSGLGKECASVFHKGGARLILCGKNCEKLEELADDLANASDPTVTFPIKLVLLDFGEIESLPEAIEEILECYGYLDILILNSSMKVKGPAQSLSLEMDKLLMDNNYFGPVTLAKGVLPSMISRRTGHLLLVNSIQGKLAVPFRTTYSASKHAVQAFFDCLRAEVEEYGISVSTINHTFISGSAADAAPSKSLWSLLYTKKPLGVSPDEAATEIVKTLNNKRKEVVIAPSLPKVAIYARSFFPNVFFAVMAAGVKNAAASEKTQ; encoded by the exons ATGCTTGTAGAGAGTGACATGGATTCCAGTGTAACGAAGCCGGAGAGCTTTTGG GATATCCTGCAGGAGATGGAGTCAGCATGGACCACCACTGTTCTGCTGGTTCCCTGTGTTGTCGTGCTTACAGCTGGATTTTTCTACATCTATGGGATGGTTGTCAGCCTGCTGTCCAAAACATCAGTCAGGAATAAGGTGGTGGTTCTGACTGATGCTTTATCAGGACTTGGAAAag AATGTGCGAGTGTGTTCCACAAAGGAGGAGCGAGGTTGATCCTCTGTGGGAAAAACTGTGAGAAGCTTGAAGAACTTGCAGATGATTTGGCGAATGCTTCAGATCCCACAGTG ACGTTTCCTATTAAGCTGGTTCTACTGGATTTTGGTGAAATAGAGAGTTTACCTGAGGCCATCGAGGAGATCCTGGAATGTTACGGTTATCTGGATATTCTGATCCTTAACAGCAGCATGAAGGTCAAAGGTCCAGCACAGAGTCTGTCTCTGGAGATGGACAAGCTGCTAATGGACAACAACTACTTCGGCCCAGTCACACTGGCTAAAG GTGTCCTGCCCTCCATGATCTCCAGGAGAACGGGTCACCTGCTGCTGGTCAACAGCATTCAAGGAAAACTGGCTGTACCCTTTCGGACCACAT ATTCAGCCtccaaacatgcggtccaggctTTCTTCGACTGTCTGAGGGCTGAAGTAGAAGAGTATGGCATCTCTGTCAGCACCATCAATCACACTTTCATCAGCGGTTCAGCAGCAGACGCCGCTCCGTCCAAATCCCTCTGGTCAT TGTTGTACACCAAGAAACCACTGGGCGTTTCTCCAGATGAAGCAGCCACTGAGATTGTGAAGACATTAAACAACAAGAGGAAGGAGGTGGTAATTGCTCCGTCGCTCCCTAAGGTGGCCATTTATGCCCGATCCTTCTTCCCCAATGTCTTTTTTGCAGTGATGGCAGCTGGAGTGAAGAATGCTGCAGCCTCTGAGAAGACACAGTGA
- the LOC115424508 gene encoding dehydrogenase/reductase SDR family member 7C-B-like isoform X2 yields MESAWTTTVLLVPCVVVLTAGFFYIYGMVVSLLSKTSVRNKVVVLTDALSGLGKECASVFHKGGARLILCGKNCEKLEELADDLANASDPTVTFPIKLVLLDFGEIESLPEAIEEILECYGYLDILILNSSMKVKGPAQSLSLEMDKLLMDNNYFGPVTLAKGVLPSMISRRTGHLLLVNSIQGKLAVPFRTTYSASKHAVQAFFDCLRAEVEEYGISVSTINHTFISGSAADAAPSKSLWSLLYTKKPLGVSPDEAATEIVKTLNNKRKEVVIAPSLPKVAIYARSFFPNVFFAVMAAGVKNAAASEKTQ; encoded by the exons ATGGAGTCAGCATGGACCACCACTGTTCTGCTGGTTCCCTGTGTTGTCGTGCTTACAGCTGGATTTTTCTACATCTATGGGATGGTTGTCAGCCTGCTGTCCAAAACATCAGTCAGGAATAAGGTGGTGGTTCTGACTGATGCTTTATCAGGACTTGGAAAag AATGTGCGAGTGTGTTCCACAAAGGAGGAGCGAGGTTGATCCTCTGTGGGAAAAACTGTGAGAAGCTTGAAGAACTTGCAGATGATTTGGCGAATGCTTCAGATCCCACAGTG ACGTTTCCTATTAAGCTGGTTCTACTGGATTTTGGTGAAATAGAGAGTTTACCTGAGGCCATCGAGGAGATCCTGGAATGTTACGGTTATCTGGATATTCTGATCCTTAACAGCAGCATGAAGGTCAAAGGTCCAGCACAGAGTCTGTCTCTGGAGATGGACAAGCTGCTAATGGACAACAACTACTTCGGCCCAGTCACACTGGCTAAAG GTGTCCTGCCCTCCATGATCTCCAGGAGAACGGGTCACCTGCTGCTGGTCAACAGCATTCAAGGAAAACTGGCTGTACCCTTTCGGACCACAT ATTCAGCCtccaaacatgcggtccaggctTTCTTCGACTGTCTGAGGGCTGAAGTAGAAGAGTATGGCATCTCTGTCAGCACCATCAATCACACTTTCATCAGCGGTTCAGCAGCAGACGCCGCTCCGTCCAAATCCCTCTGGTCAT TGTTGTACACCAAGAAACCACTGGGCGTTTCTCCAGATGAAGCAGCCACTGAGATTGTGAAGACATTAAACAACAAGAGGAAGGAGGTGGTAATTGCTCCGTCGCTCCCTAAGGTGGCCATTTATGCCCGATCCTTCTTCCCCAATGTCTTTTTTGCAGTGATGGCAGCTGGAGTGAAGAATGCTGCAGCCTCTGAGAAGACACAGTGA
- the LOC115424510 gene encoding protein NATD1-like, producing MAFTLFSRLTLVPRLGLYPFRSFSSICGLTVLHDRQNQRFTVAPGSGADGPQDHAVLYYKFIGENEVDLMSTYVPESYRGQGVAAILSKAAMDFLVEENLKAHVSCWYIKKYIEEHPLQNYKDLVIT from the exons ATGGCTTTCACACTCTTCTCCAGACTCACATTAGTTCCTCGGCTGGGGTTGTATCCTTTCAGATCCTTCAGCTCCATCTGCGGCCTCACGGTTCTCCATGACCGACAGAACCAGCGCTTCACTGTGGCTCCGGGAAGCGGGGCCGACG GGCCACAGGACCATGCGGTTTTGTACTACAAATTCATCGGTGAGAATGAAGTGGATCTAATGTCGACCTACGTACCAGAGTCCTACAGGGGCCAAGGTGTTGCAGCGATTCTGTCTAAG GCGGCAATGGATTTCTTGGTGGAAGAAAACCTCAAGGCTCATGTCTCCTGTTGgtacataaaaaaatacattgaaGAACATCCACTGCAGAATTATAAAGACCTGGTCATCACATGA